Within Parabacteroides pacaensis, the genomic segment AGACCGCTTGGTAGTATCGGCAGACAAAACATTGAAAAGCCGGCTGGCCGACTCGGTAGAAACTGCTTTTTTCGAAGGACACGGAGTTTGTATAGTACGTTTTTACTTACCCGATGGTGTAGTGGTAAAAGAATTCTCCAAGAAGTTTGAGGCAGACGGTATTACATTTCAAGAACCTACCGACCTGATGTTTAGTTTTAACAACCCGATGGGAGCATGTCCGGTATGCGAAGGGTTCGGCAAGATTATAGGAATCGATGAAAATCTGGTTATCCCCAACAAAGCCCTTTCCGTATATGAAGGAGCCGTAGTTTGTTGGAAAGGAGACAAAATGAGCGAATGGTTACACGATTTTATCCGTAGCTCCGCCCATTATAATTTCCCTATTCACCGCCCTTATTATGAATTGACCGATCAGGAAAAAGATTTGCTTTGGCACGGAGCGCGGGGAGTACACGGAATAGACGATTTTTTCCGTTTCGTGGAAGAAAACTTATACAAAATACAATACCGTGTCATGCAAGCCCGTTACCGTGGAAAGACTGTTTGTCCGGCATGCAAGGGCACACGCCTCAAACCCGAAGCACTATACGTACAGATAGGTGGAAAAAATATTGCCCAACTCGTAGCCCTGCCGATTAACGAAGCAAAAGCATTTTTCGAGACCTTGCAATTAGACGAAACGGATGCCGCAGTAGCGAAACGGCTATTGACGGAAATTAATAACCGCCTCCAATTCCTGTTGGATGTAGGGTTGGGATATTTAACGCTGGACCGTTTGTCCAACTCTTTATCCGGTGGAGAAAGCCAACGGATCAACCTGGCTACTTCTCTCGGAAGCAGTTTGGTAGGCTCCTTGTATATACTGGACGAGCCGAGTATCGGATTACACTCCCGTGATACCGACTTACTCATTAAAGTATTACGCCAATTACAAGCATTAGGGAATACCGTAGTAGTAGTGGAACATGACGAAGAGATTATTCGTTCCGCAGATTATATTATAGATATCGGCCCGAAGGCAGGCCGTTTGGGAGGCGAGGTAGTTTATCAGGGAGACATTCCTCATCTTCAAACGAAAAGCAACAGTCATACGGTAAGATATCTTACCGGGGAAGATAAAATAGAACTTCCTCCCTACCGCCGTCCCTGGAATAATTATATCGAAGTAGACGGAGCGAGGATGAATAACCTGCAAGGGATAAACGTCCGTTTCCCATTGAATGTAATGACCGTAGTAACCGGGGTAAGTGGTTCCGGAAAGTCTACGTTAGTACGGGATATTTTTTACGAAGGCACTAAGAAATATTTAGATAATGCCCCTGCCGTAGTAGGATGTGCCACTTTGTCGGGCGATTTGAACCTGATCAAAGAAATCGAGTTTGTAGACCAGAACTCTATCGGTCGCAGTTCCCGTTCCAATCCGGTGACTTACATCGGGGCATACGATGAAATCCGGAAGCTTTACGGTGACCAACCTCTTGCCAAACAAATGGGCTATACTTCGGCCTATTTCTCTTTCAATAAAGAAGGCGGTCGCTGTGAAGAATGTAAGGGAGAAGGTAAAATAACGGTAGAAATGCAGTTTATGGCAGATATTACTCTAGAATGCGATGCTTGCCATGGGAAACGTTTCAAACCGGAAGTGCTGGACGTGGAATACAAGGGAGTAAATATTTACGACATGTTGGAAATGACAGTCAACCAAGCCATAGAATTCTTTGAACCTTCCACGGGAAGCCAAGAAAAGAAAATCGTAAAGAAACTCAAACCCCTGCAGGATGTCGGGCTGGGATATATCAAGCTAGGGCAATCTTCCTCTACTTTATCAGGAGGTGAAAACCAACGGGTAAAATTGGCCTATTACTTAGGACAAGAAAAGCAGTCGCCTACCTTGTTTGTTTTCGACGAACCCACTACCGGTCTTCATTTCCATGATATCAAAACCCTTTTGAAAGCGTTCCATGCTTTGATAGAAAAAGGTCACACGGTAATTATTATAGAACATAACATGGATGTAATCAAGTGTGCCGACCATATCATCGATCTAGGACCCGAAGGCGGAAAAGACGGAGGTACGGTAGTTTGTACAGGTACGCCGGAGGAAATCGTAAAATGCGAAGCTTCTTATACGGGCCGGTTTTTAAAAGAGAAACTAAAGTAAAACTTATAATTAATTATTACACTCATGCAAGCAAACGAAACACAAGTTCTGATGAACACCAGTTTAGGCCCTATCAAGCTAAAACTGTATAACGAAACGCCTCAACACCGGGATAATTTTATCAAGTTGGTAAAGAACGGACAGTACAACGGATTACTTTTCCATCGGGTAATCAAGGATTTTATGATTCAAGGGGGTGACGTAACCTCGAAAAACGCTCCTATGAACAAATCATTAGGTGCCGGAGATTTAGGGTATACAGTTCCCGCAGAATTTGTCTATCCTAAATATTTTCATAAAAAAGGAGCTCTTTCTGCTGCTCGTACCGGTGACGAAGTAAATCCGGAACGGGCCTCTTCGGCTTCCCAATTCTATATCGTAACCGGCAAGGTGTATAGTGATGCCGAGTTAAACCAGATGGAGAAACAAAAAGAGAATCGCCTGAAACAAGCTATTTTCAATCGCCTGCAAAATGAAAACAAGGCACAGATCATGGCTCTTTACCGGAATGGGGAAAAAGAAGAATTAGCGGTTCTTCGCGATACCCTGATTGGAAAAACAGAACTGGAGTTTGAAAAGCATAAAGATGAATGCAAATTTACTCCCGAACAGAGAGAAGCTTACAAAACCGTAGGAGGCACTCCGTTTTTAGACAACGAGTATACTGTTTATGGAGAAGTAATCGACGGAATGGAGGTGGTAGATGCCATCCAAAACGTAAAAACAAACGGACAAGACCGTCCGCTGGAAAATGTAGTGATTGAATCCATAGAGTGTATTTAATTGTCTTTTATGATATCATGGAGTTCCCCTACTCCTGTCATGGCGGGCAACGATCCGCCATCTCCCAGCCTTAAAGCCGCCTTTTGTTTATCGGAGACCGCGCTTGACGCGGGATGACAGGAGTGGATAATGACCGCTTGGGGATCAGTTTGTCATTATCGATTTGTTTCTCTGTTGAAAGAGATAAAACTTATTTCGTTACGACAAATCCTTTCTTGAACCTCTTCGCCTTTCCATTCGTGTGGTAAAATTCTATATAAAAAATGTACAGGCCGGGACGGAGATACTTTCCGTCCTGCCGTTTTCCGTCCCAGCGGATAAAGCCTTCCTTCCCCAAGGTCTCCCCGGAAGCTATCGAAGCAACCAACCTGCCCGCCGTATCATAAACAGCCGATTTACACATATAACCGGATTCATCTAATGTGTAAGCTATTTTATAAGAATCCTTTCCCGGTTCCCTAACAGGCATCCCTACCTCTATTTTCTGCGGAACCTGATTCGATCCCTCTATCGACTGGGAGTTCTTATAACCTGGTGTACCATATCCTGCATCCGCAGAAGCAGACGTCCAGTTTGCAGGGTCTTGCGAACCAGCTTCAGTCGAGATACGTTCCAGCGATACCCCCTTTGTTTCTTTCACTAAAGTAGCATGCCACTTCGAAGAATAAGTTACTTCGTCGATTATTTCTTCGGTTTCCCTGTTCCATAACACGAGGGAAGCCCCTGTATTAGATAAAGTAGGAAGCTTAGGCACTTCACAGATAGCCTTTTCCGAAAGGATAGAATAAAAAGAGAGCACATTCTCCTTTTTCTTGGTAAACGCTCTATATTCGCCCGGATTTAACCATTGAATAGCAGAAAGAGGATACATGGTATTAAATGAATTATCTTTTTTACGAGTAGCGACCGATAAACCGGAAATATTCAAAATATAAGCGGAACGGTTATAAAGTTCAAAATATTCACTTCCTCCCGAAAAAGGATCAAACAGGATTTCGTTGATTATGATGTCTAAAGGTTCCACTTCTTCCTTACGATCCGGATTTCCGGAAGGTCCGTTGCCTTCGCCATTTTTATAAACGAAATCGAAAGTACCCTGGGCTGCCATTTCTCCCTTCAACGCTTTGATTCCTTCCCAAGTCAACTGATATTCTTCCTCTTCTTCCATCTCTTCTTCGAAAGAAACAGTTATTTGTTTTTGATCTGTAGAAAGAGTGATCTCGACTGCTTCCTCACCAGATAAAGTAAATACGGCCTCCGAAACATTTACCTTCCGGTCGAAAACAAAAAGGAAAGAAGTAGACGAAATGATTTTTGTATCCAGCAGTTCAGGAATTGTACTGGCCGGATCTTCTTCCTCATCGGGTGTATCATCGCTGTTGTCCCACGGTTCTATCGAAATATCTTCAAAAGAAAAAGCATTGCTGCCTTTACTGGTAAATTTGCAATTTAACATAAAATA encodes:
- a CDS encoding peptidylprolyl isomerase; its protein translation is MQANETQVLMNTSLGPIKLKLYNETPQHRDNFIKLVKNGQYNGLLFHRVIKDFMIQGGDVTSKNAPMNKSLGAGDLGYTVPAEFVYPKYFHKKGALSAARTGDEVNPERASSASQFYIVTGKVYSDAELNQMEKQKENRLKQAIFNRLQNENKAQIMALYRNGEKEELAVLRDTLIGKTELEFEKHKDECKFTPEQREAYKTVGGTPFLDNEYTVYGEVIDGMEVVDAIQNVKTNGQDRPLENVVIESIECI
- a CDS encoding lamin tail domain-containing protein, producing MKQIFSFFATFLLVCLSGCYVNIPFTDTPALSAGWSGDTSHFQETEEGGMWLSSLYTSGEVTVYMPAKALPGREYKFTVFTELNPSSRNYARVYLWSKLPGAEDPEEAFFVRLGYTKDNVSLCHQIGNKAPEVLIEGRVGIMNSEWSEIAVRVTVGKDGTFCLFTCTDEEDTYLKEGEYRYEEGLPTMPGYFMLNCKFTSKGSNAFSFEDISIEPWDNSDDTPDEEEDPASTIPELLDTKIISSTSFLFVFDRKVNVSEAVFTLSGEEAVEITLSTDQKQITVSFEEEMEEEEEYQLTWEGIKALKGEMAAQGTFDFVYKNGEGNGPSGNPDRKEEVEPLDIIINEILFDPFSGGSEYFELYNRSAYILNISGLSVATRKKDNSFNTMYPLSAIQWLNPGEYRAFTKKKENVLSFYSILSEKAICEVPKLPTLSNTGASLVLWNRETEEIIDEVTYSSKWHATLVKETKGVSLERISTEAGSQDPANWTSASADAGYGTPGYKNSQSIEGSNQVPQKIEVGMPVREPGKDSYKIAYTLDESGYMCKSAVYDTAGRLVASIASGETLGKEGFIRWDGKRQDGKYLRPGLYIFYIEFYHTNGKAKRFKKGFVVTK
- the uvrA gene encoding excinuclease ABC subunit UvrA codes for the protein MSEEKNILIKGARINNLKNIDVEIPRDKLVVITGLSGSGKSSLAFDTLYAEGQRRYVESLSAYARQFLGRMSKPECDYIKGIPPAIAIEQKVNTRNPRSTVGTSTEIYEYLRLLFARIGKTISPLSGEVVKKHQVSDIVKEALSYPEGTKFAVYTPVVLPENREMKEQLEILMKEGYTRVEIKGTIYRINDVISNKDLLEEKNIELLIDRLVVSADKTLKSRLADSVETAFFEGHGVCIVRFYLPDGVVVKEFSKKFEADGITFQEPTDLMFSFNNPMGACPVCEGFGKIIGIDENLVIPNKALSVYEGAVVCWKGDKMSEWLHDFIRSSAHYNFPIHRPYYELTDQEKDLLWHGARGVHGIDDFFRFVEENLYKIQYRVMQARYRGKTVCPACKGTRLKPEALYVQIGGKNIAQLVALPINEAKAFFETLQLDETDAAVAKRLLTEINNRLQFLLDVGLGYLTLDRLSNSLSGGESQRINLATSLGSSLVGSLYILDEPSIGLHSRDTDLLIKVLRQLQALGNTVVVVEHDEEIIRSADYIIDIGPKAGRLGGEVVYQGDIPHLQTKSNSHTVRYLTGEDKIELPPYRRPWNNYIEVDGARMNNLQGINVRFPLNVMTVVTGVSGSGKSTLVRDIFYEGTKKYLDNAPAVVGCATLSGDLNLIKEIEFVDQNSIGRSSRSNPVTYIGAYDEIRKLYGDQPLAKQMGYTSAYFSFNKEGGRCEECKGEGKITVEMQFMADITLECDACHGKRFKPEVLDVEYKGVNIYDMLEMTVNQAIEFFEPSTGSQEKKIVKKLKPLQDVGLGYIKLGQSSSTLSGGENQRVKLAYYLGQEKQSPTLFVFDEPTTGLHFHDIKTLLKAFHALIEKGHTVIIIEHNMDVIKCADHIIDLGPEGGKDGGTVVCTGTPEEIVKCEASYTGRFLKEKLK